TATAATGCCGACAAGAGTCGTCAGGAGATGCTGGAGATGATCTATAAGCTGGAGCTGCAGCAGCGTAACTTCGAGAAAGCCGTGGAGGTGCTCAACCGCATGGAGGCCATCGACGGAAAGAGTGAGCAGCTGTCGCTCTCGAAGAGCAGTCTCTACATTCAGCTGGGCGACAACGAGGCAGCCACCAATGAGGTGAAGGCGCTGTCGGAGCAGTATCCTAACGACATGAACTACCGCACTCTCTATGCCAACACGCTGATGATGGGCGGCGGTGACGATGAAGACCTTGCCAACGAACGACGACAGAAGGCACGAGAGATACTACAGGAGGTGCTGAAGGAAGAGCCCGACAACTTCCGTGCGCAGACATCGATGCGCACCTACTATATAGGAGAGGAAGACACCCTTCGCGCCGACTCGCTGACCCGCTGCATACTGCTTAACCCAAAGACGGCAGTAGAGGACAAGGTGACACTGCTCAGACAGGAGATAGGACGCAGCGAGCAGGACGGTGGTGACAGCACACGCGTGCTGGCGCTCTTCCACGAGATTCTCTCACAGCCCGAGCCCGAGGCAGACATGGCCGAGTTCTGCGCTGCCTACATGAACCTGAAGAAGATGCCACGCGACAGCGTCAGCGCCATGCTTGAGCGCACGCTACAGATAGCTCCCGACCACGCCTCGGCACGCCTGCAGCTGGTGCAGTATGCTTGGGACGACGGCGACAAAGAGCGCGTGATAGAGCTGTGCCGCGCCGCCCGACAGTATAACCCCGACGAGATGGCGTTCTACTACTATCAAGGCATTGCCTACTATCAGCTTGAAGACTACGACCACTCGCTGGAGGCCTTCCAGAACGGCATAAGCGTGATAACAGAGGAGAGCAACCCCGCAATAGTGAGCGACTTCTACTCTATCATGGGCGACCTGCTCCACCAGAAAGGACGCGAGAAAGAGGCGTTTGCCGCCTATGACTCCTGCTTGCAGTGGAAGGCCGATAACATCGGTTGTCTGAACAACTATGCCTACTACCTCAGCGAGAAGAACATTCAGCTGGAACGCGCCGAGCATATGAGCCATCAGACAATAATGGCAGAGCCGCGCAACGGCACCTATCTCGACACCTACGCATGGATACTCTTCCGCATGGAACGCTACGAAGAGGCACGCTCATACATAGACCAGGCTGTAGCTAACGACTCGGCACAGAGCAGCGTGATACTCGAGCATGCAGGCGACATCTATGCCATGTGCGGCGATACAGACAAGGCGCTCGACCACTGGACGAAAGCTCAGCAACTGGACCCTAAGAACAAGTTTTTAAAGAGAAAGATTAAAAAGAAAAAATATATTAAGCGATGAAGACCCTAAAATCACTGATGATTGCCGTTGCGGCAGTCGCACTGTCACTGACATCATGTAGCACGAAAAAGACACAGATGAAGGAAGTGGAGAGCATTATCAACAAGACTGACACGCTGACACAGAATGAGTTCCTGAACCTGGTGAACGTGTCATCTGAACAGAAGACACCGTATGTATCGTCGAAGGTGAAGTTCACCCTTGAGGTTGGTCCACAGAAAGTGAACCTCACAGGTAACCTGCGCATGAAGCGCGACGATGTCATAAGACTGCAGCTCATGGCATTCGGCTTTGTAGAGGCAGGACGCATGGAGTTTACGAAGGACTATGTGCTTATTGTTGACCGCATAAACAAGCAATACATGAAGGCTCCATACAAGTATATCGACTTCCTGCGCAACAGCGGCATTAACTTCTACACGCTGCAGGCACTCTTCTGGAACGAGCTGTTCATTCCCGGACAGGAGGACGTGAAGACCAACGACCTGTCAAACTTCACCACTGACATGGGTGGCGACGAGGCCGTCATCTACCTCGAGCGCGGAAAGATAAACTACAGTTGGCTGGCGAACCAGAAGACTGGTCGAATAAAGATGACGAACATCATGTACCGTGATCCTTACGAAGGCAACTCACAGCTCAACTGGAACTATGATGCCTATGGCTCACTGGACGGAAAGCCGTTCCCAAGCGACATGATCGTGACGCTCACCACACCAAAGAAGGAGGTGAAGATGAGCATCAAGCTGAACTACATGGGCTCTGACAGAAACTGGGAGCCACGCACAAGTGTGTCGGCAAACTACCATGAGGTGACTGCCGACGAGCTGCTGAAGAGGGTGATGTCGAGCCTATAAAGTGAAGAGTGAAGAAGGTTTAACTCGACGGCCCGAAGGGGAAAGTCAATTTGCTACCGCTAATTAAGGTGAAGAATTTGTATTATAAAGTCTTTGCGATGGTGTTCGCGCTACTGTTCTGCCTTGCTATGCCTGCACAGCAAAGCAAGACGAGACGTGCCAACACCACAACACAGAAGAAGACTCAACAGAAGACAACGGCTGCCAAGAAGACAAAACAGCAGAAGACTGCCACGACAAAACAGCAGAGCCGCAAGACAACAACAAAGAAGAGCAGCACGCAACAGAAGGGTAACACCACAAAGAAGACGCAGAAACAGCCCGAGACCATCAAAGGTTTGCAGAACGAAAGGAAAACCCTGCAGGCAAACAAAGCTGTAAACATGCGCAAGCAGGAGGAGCTGAAGCGCAACGTGAAGGCTGGCGTGGAGAACCTCATGATTCTTGATCACGAGATACAACACAAGCAGAAGGTAGTAGATACCATACGCCATGACATAACCAAGCTGAACCTGCACATCGGCCTGCTTGACAAACAGCTCGACATGCTGAACGACGAACTTGCTGAACGACGCAACCGCTACATGCAGAGCATGCGCTACATGCACCGCAACCGCTCAGTACAGAACCAGCTGATGTTCATCTTTAGTGCCGACAACTTCAACCAGATGTACCGCCGACTACGCTTCACACAAGAATATGCCGCCTACCAGAAGGCACAGGGCGAAGCGGTGAAGTCAAAGCAAAAACAGGTGGAAGAAAAGAAGCTGGAGCTGGCACAGTCGAAGAACAAGAAAGATACTCTGCTCACACGTGGCGAGCACGAGAAAAAACTCCTTGAAGGCAAGCAGACAGAACAGAAGGCACAGGTGGACAAGCTGAAGAAACAGCAGAAGACCGTGGAGGCACTCATTCTGGAACAGCAGCGACGCGAGGCCGAGCTTAACGCACGCATAGACCAGTTGATTGCCGAGGAGATAGCTCGCGAGAGGGCACGACAGGAGGCTGAGGCACGCCGCAAGGCTGCTGCCGAGGCTGCAAAGAAACGTGCAGAAGAAGAACAGAGACAGAAGGAGCTGGCAAAGAAAAGCAAGAGCAGCAAGAGCAGTAAGTCTAAGAAAGGCAGTAACGCAGAGCCAAGCAAGACAGTGAGCAGCACTACGGAGGTGGCTGTTGCCGAGCCTACAGTGAAGAAGCCAAAGGTGGAAGACTTCACCATGCCTGCCGAAGACCGTCAGATGACCGGCGGCTTCGAGTCTAACCGCGGACGACTACCATTGCCTATAACAGG
This region of Prevotella sp. E13-27 genomic DNA includes:
- a CDS encoding tetratricopeptide repeat protein: MKFKHSYIVLLLAGLCVTMNGFADNYDVNRRYDTYFLEAMTQRQKGNHTEAFHLLERCQQLRPDASEAYYFLAQYLTEMKQQDRAFDYFRKAAALDSTNITYMETLMQAYIGKEMYKEATVTAERIYNADKSRQEMLEMIYKLELQQRNFEKAVEVLNRMEAIDGKSEQLSLSKSSLYIQLGDNEAATNEVKALSEQYPNDMNYRTLYANTLMMGGGDDEDLANERRQKAREILQEVLKEEPDNFRAQTSMRTYYIGEEDTLRADSLTRCILLNPKTAVEDKVTLLRQEIGRSEQDGGDSTRVLALFHEILSQPEPEADMAEFCAAYMNLKKMPRDSVSAMLERTLQIAPDHASARLQLVQYAWDDGDKERVIELCRAARQYNPDEMAFYYYQGIAYYQLEDYDHSLEAFQNGISVITEESNPAIVSDFYSIMGDLLHQKGREKEAFAAYDSCLQWKADNIGCLNNYAYYLSEKNIQLERAEHMSHQTIMAEPRNGTYLDTYAWILFRMERYEEARSYIDQAVANDSAQSSVILEHAGDIYAMCGDTDKALDHWTKAQQLDPKNKFLKRKIKKKKYIKR
- a CDS encoding DUF4292 domain-containing protein, whose product is MKTLKSLMIAVAAVALSLTSCSTKKTQMKEVESIINKTDTLTQNEFLNLVNVSSEQKTPYVSSKVKFTLEVGPQKVNLTGNLRMKRDDVIRLQLMAFGFVEAGRMEFTKDYVLIVDRINKQYMKAPYKYIDFLRNSGINFYTLQALFWNELFIPGQEDVKTNDLSNFTTDMGGDEAVIYLERGKINYSWLANQKTGRIKMTNIMYRDPYEGNSQLNWNYDAYGSLDGKPFPSDMIVTLTTPKKEVKMSIKLNYMGSDRNWEPRTSVSANYHEVTADELLKRVMSSL
- a CDS encoding murein hydrolase activator EnvC family protein, yielding MKNLYYKVFAMVFALLFCLAMPAQQSKTRRANTTTQKKTQQKTTAAKKTKQQKTATTKQQSRKTTTKKSSTQQKGNTTKKTQKQPETIKGLQNERKTLQANKAVNMRKQEELKRNVKAGVENLMILDHEIQHKQKVVDTIRHDITKLNLHIGLLDKQLDMLNDELAERRNRYMQSMRYMHRNRSVQNQLMFIFSADNFNQMYRRLRFTQEYAAYQKAQGEAVKSKQKQVEEKKLELAQSKNKKDTLLTRGEHEKKLLEGKQTEQKAQVDKLKKQQKTVEALILEQQRREAELNARIDQLIAEEIARERARQEAEARRKAAAEAAKKRAEEEQRQKELAKKSKSSKSSKSKKGSNAEPSKTVSSTTEVAVAEPTVKKPKVEDFTMPAEDRQMTGGFESNRGRLPLPITGAYRLVRGFGTYSPEGLRHVTLQSNGWHLKGQPGAKAQSIFDGVVSGVYLQGGSYIVTVRHGRYISAYINLASVSVRKGQQIKARSVIGSLGSDNTMQFQLRNWNTLLNPSHWLGR